A DNA window from Providencia huaxiensis contains the following coding sequences:
- a CDS encoding class I SAM-dependent methyltransferase has translation MKPARIDKKIQMPVSWSDIPFGEQYRQAIENQLSPWWPKIFGFHLLKLGHLSTEIHTDDCLISHQFNVGTGDPRFNLVAKPEALPLTQKSIDACLMTHCLAYSHDPHWLLREVDRVLIDDGWLIISGFNPFSLVGMAKLVPVLRKRQPYCSRFFPSVRVFDWLSLLNYEVLYHRNCQVIPWLSAQRRVNKSCGGIGALSVIVARKRTCPLTPTPLKFKQPKVKIGTALGAAKEISKSMKINDPS, from the coding sequence ATGAAGCCTGCGCGTATTGATAAAAAAATTCAAATGCCTGTTAGTTGGTCTGATATTCCTTTTGGGGAACAATACCGTCAAGCTATAGAAAATCAACTTAGCCCTTGGTGGCCGAAGATATTCGGCTTTCATTTGCTTAAGTTAGGCCATTTAAGTACTGAAATCCATACCGACGATTGCCTAATTTCCCATCAGTTTAATGTTGGCACTGGTGACCCTCGTTTTAATCTTGTCGCCAAGCCCGAAGCATTGCCATTAACCCAAAAATCTATAGATGCCTGCCTAATGACTCACTGCTTGGCCTATAGCCATGACCCTCATTGGCTTTTACGGGAAGTTGACCGGGTGCTAATTGATGATGGCTGGTTAATCATTTCAGGTTTTAACCCTTTTAGTCTTGTCGGAATGGCGAAACTCGTACCTGTTTTGCGTAAACGGCAGCCTTATTGTAGCCGTTTTTTTCCATCTGTCAGGGTATTTGATTGGCTAAGTTTATTAAACTATGAAGTTTTATATCATCGTAATTGCCAAGTAATCCCTTGGTTGAGCGCACAAAGGCGAGTGAATAAAAGCTGTGGGGGGATTGGTGCTCTAAGTGTGATTGTGGCGCGGAAACGGACTTGTCCATTAACTCCGACACCACTAAAATTCAAACAACCAAAGGTTAAGATTGGAACCGCGCTTGGTGCTGCGAAGGAGATCAGTAAATCAATGAAGATAAACGACCCTTCTTAA
- the rnhA gene encoding ribonuclease HI, whose amino-acid sequence MTKQVEIFTDGSCLGNPGPGGYGVVLRYQQHEKTLSDGYFMTTNNRMELLAAIVALESLKRPCDIILTTDSQYVRQGITQWIHSWKRKQWRKADKSPVVNVDLWKRLDEAIQRHTIDWRWVKGHAGHPENEKCDELARAAASAPTKEDTGYQPAQN is encoded by the coding sequence ATGACAAAGCAGGTAGAAATTTTCACGGATGGTTCCTGTTTGGGCAATCCAGGCCCTGGAGGATACGGGGTGGTTCTTCGTTATCAACAACACGAAAAAACCTTAAGCGATGGTTATTTTATGACCACAAACAATCGTATGGAACTACTTGCAGCCATTGTCGCTCTTGAATCCCTAAAGCGGCCTTGTGACATTATTTTAACCACAGATAGCCAATATGTACGCCAAGGGATCACCCAGTGGATCCACAGTTGGAAGCGCAAACAATGGCGCAAAGCCGATAAATCACCCGTAGTGAATGTGGATTTATGGAAACGCCTCGATGAAGCAATTCAAAGACATACTATTGATTGGCGTTGGGTCAAAGGCCATGCAGGTCACCCTGAAAATGAAAAATGTGATGAGCTGGCTCGTGCTGCGGCTTCAGCACCGACCAAGGAAGATACCGGTTACCAACCCGCACAAAATTAA
- the dnaQ gene encoding DNA polymerase III subunit epsilon, producing MSTVITRQIVLDTETTGMNKLGVHYEGHNIIEIGAVEVINRRLTGRNFHVYIKPDRLVDPEAFEVHGISDEFLQDKPVFAEIADEFLEFIRGAELVIHNAPFDIGFMDYEFRKLNKGIPPTQEFCTITDSLVLARKLFPGKRNNLDALCDRYLIDNAKRTLHGALLDAEILSDVYLAMTGGQTSLSFSMDSESANNEQEYEIQRIERPQSGLRVIFASDEELIAHEARLDIVDKKGGKPCLWRQSSDEAENLH from the coding sequence ATGAGCACGGTGATAACCAGACAAATTGTCCTTGATACTGAAACCACGGGTATGAATAAGCTTGGGGTTCATTATGAAGGCCACAACATTATTGAGATTGGTGCGGTTGAAGTTATTAACCGTCGTTTAACAGGGCGTAACTTTCACGTCTATATTAAGCCTGATCGCTTAGTTGACCCTGAAGCATTTGAAGTTCATGGGATCAGTGACGAATTTTTACAAGATAAACCCGTTTTTGCAGAAATTGCAGATGAATTCCTTGAATTTATTCGAGGAGCTGAACTTGTTATTCATAATGCTCCCTTTGATATCGGGTTTATGGATTATGAATTCCGTAAACTCAATAAAGGTATTCCGCCTACACAAGAGTTTTGCACTATCACTGATAGCTTAGTGTTGGCTCGTAAACTTTTTCCTGGTAAACGGAATAACTTGGATGCGCTATGTGACCGTTATTTAATTGATAACGCTAAACGAACACTGCACGGGGCGTTACTCGATGCCGAGATCCTGTCAGATGTCTATTTGGCAATGACGGGTGGGCAAACTTCATTGTCATTTTCGATGGATTCAGAATCTGCTAATAATGAGCAAGAGTATGAAATTCAAAGGATTGAGCGTCCTCAGAGTGGTCTTAGAGTCATTTTTGCTTCTGATGAGGAGCTCATTGCTCATGAAGCTCGGTTGGATATTGTTGATAAGAAGGGCGGGAAACCCTGTCTTTGGCGGCAATCTTCTGATGAAGCTGAAAATTTACATTAA